Proteins encoded within one genomic window of Acinetobacter sp. WCHA55:
- a CDS encoding YbaB/EbfC family nucleoid-associated protein: MNINMLMQQAQRMQKDMESNIKKAKEELAQTEVHAEAGGGLVKVTMTCRNVVKRIEINPELLQDDADMIEDLIAAAMNDAARQAEVITEERMKAANSGAGLPPGLAGLF; encoded by the coding sequence ATGAACATTAATATGTTAATGCAGCAAGCTCAACGCATGCAAAAAGACATGGAAAGCAACATTAAAAAAGCTAAAGAAGAGCTTGCGCAAACTGAAGTGCATGCTGAAGCTGGTGGTGGTTTGGTTAAAGTAACGATGACTTGCCGTAATGTGGTAAAACGTATCGAAATCAATCCTGAATTATTGCAAGATGATGCAGATATGATTGAGGACTTAATTGCTGCGGCAATGAATGATGCTGCACGTCAAGCAGAAGTAATCACGGAAGAGCGTATGAAAGCTGCGAATTCAGGTGCAGGCTTACCACCGGGTCTTGCTGGTCTATTCTAA
- the recR gene encoding recombination mediator RecR, which yields MFSDRFDQLVQALRILPSVGPKSAQRMALHLIMKNREGAVGLAHALNEATSYILECSLCHSLTENEVCDICISHERDDQLLCVVESPADVMAIEQSGSFRGKYHVLGGHLSPLDGVGPEEIGIPYLIQRLGDGKVTEVILATNATVEGQATAHYLVEATKHLPIQMTRIAQGVPQGGELEYVDSHTLSQAVHNRMRMK from the coding sequence GTGTTTAGCGATCGTTTTGATCAACTGGTACAAGCTTTACGTATTTTGCCAAGTGTTGGGCCGAAATCGGCTCAGCGCATGGCGCTCCATCTGATTATGAAAAATCGTGAAGGGGCTGTGGGTCTTGCACATGCTTTGAACGAAGCCACCAGCTATATTCTCGAATGCAGTTTGTGTCACTCACTGACTGAAAACGAAGTTTGTGATATTTGTATCTCGCATGAACGTGATGATCAACTACTTTGTGTGGTTGAATCACCTGCAGACGTGATGGCGATTGAACAAAGTGGCAGTTTTCGCGGTAAATACCATGTATTGGGTGGACATTTATCTCCACTTGATGGTGTTGGGCCTGAAGAGATCGGTATTCCTTATCTGATCCAGCGCTTAGGCGATGGTAAAGTAACAGAAGTGATTTTGGCGACTAATGCAACGGTAGAGGGTCAGGCCACAGCGCACTATTTGGTTGAGGCAACGAAACATTTACCGATTCAAATGACGCGTATTGCACAAGGCGTACCACAGGGTGGTGAACTTGAATATGTCGATAGTCATACCTTAAGTCAAGCTGTACATAATAGAATGCGAATGAAATAA
- a CDS encoding ribonuclease D, translated as MFQFIQQQQDLTAVLEKMDRNKVYGLDTEFIKVDTLWPKLGVFQINVENNVYLLDGTTLDLSEFWNKLFRAQQNVFHACSEDIDLIYHYAQHKTLNNVFDTQVGMSFLGHGLQVSYQNALKQMLDVDIDKGETRSNWLARPLSPAQLSYAANDVLYLMNLSEKVKQELDSKSLLHFALEDCQHLTQEIATETPLHLLYQDIGNYRHSRRQLMQLQQLAVWREHMVKALNTPRSFILKNSSMIDLVEKNPKNAFQLSGVKDIRQNVVREHGKTILDLVKFLPEQADWPLRMARPIRHSSKDVGEKIDHLIQNVVDETSIPKEVLMRKKWMNALHQHVVFHNDEKDLPDYLLGWRYDLLTQPLIQLLRRDESYLSTQMKVGD; from the coding sequence ATGTTTCAGTTTATTCAGCAGCAACAAGACTTAACAGCAGTCTTAGAAAAAATGGATCGTAACAAAGTCTATGGACTCGATACAGAATTCATTAAAGTCGATACCCTATGGCCAAAGTTAGGCGTATTTCAAATTAATGTCGAAAACAATGTCTATTTACTCGATGGTACGACGCTCGATTTATCTGAATTTTGGAATAAACTTTTTCGTGCACAGCAAAATGTCTTTCATGCCTGTAGTGAAGATATCGATCTGATTTATCACTATGCACAGCATAAAACTTTAAATAATGTATTTGATACCCAAGTGGGCATGTCTTTTTTAGGTCATGGTCTACAAGTCAGCTATCAAAATGCATTGAAACAAATGTTGGATGTCGATATCGATAAAGGGGAAACGCGCTCAAATTGGTTGGCGCGTCCATTAAGTCCTGCGCAATTGAGCTATGCGGCAAACGATGTGCTGTATTTGATGAATCTTTCAGAAAAAGTTAAACAAGAACTAGATTCAAAGTCACTCTTACACTTTGCACTTGAGGACTGTCAGCATCTGACGCAAGAGATCGCGACAGAAACGCCTTTGCATTTACTCTATCAAGATATTGGTAACTATCGACATTCACGGCGTCAGTTAATGCAGTTACAGCAGTTGGCTGTATGGCGTGAACACATGGTGAAAGCGCTTAATACACCACGGAGTTTTATTCTGAAAAACTCAAGCATGATTGATTTGGTTGAGAAAAATCCGAAAAATGCGTTTCAGTTATCGGGTGTAAAAGACATACGTCAAAACGTCGTCCGTGAGCATGGCAAAACCATTTTAGACTTGGTGAAGTTCTTGCCTGAGCAAGCGGATTGGCCACTACGCATGGCACGCCCCATCCGACACTCTTCAAAAGATGTGGGGGAGAAAATTGATCACTTAATTCAAAATGTGGTCGATGAAACCAGCATTCCTAAAGAAGTGTTGATGCGCAAAAAGTGGATGAATGCACTACATCAACATGTGGTTTTTCATAATGATGAGAAAGACTTGCCTGATTATTTATTAGGGTGGCGCTATGATTTGTTAACCCAACCCTTAATTCAACTCCTACGCCGTGATGAAAGCTATCTTTCGACGCAAATGAAAGTTGGGGATTAA
- a CDS encoding YcgL domain-containing protein, producing the protein MQCSIYKSSKKDEMYLYIACPTEADQAAEDFSPLNVLPEAVRVAFGRATFVMSLELSEARKLARVNVLHVMDSIQTQGFFLQMPPEGLINPNAAAPEGLRGA; encoded by the coding sequence ATGCAATGTTCTATTTATAAATCAAGTAAAAAAGATGAAATGTATCTTTATATTGCTTGTCCAACTGAAGCTGATCAAGCCGCTGAAGATTTTAGCCCATTGAATGTTTTGCCTGAAGCTGTTCGTGTTGCATTTGGTCGAGCGACTTTTGTGATGTCATTAGAGCTGAGTGAAGCGCGTAAATTGGCCCGTGTAAATGTATTGCATGTCATGGATTCGATTCAAACTCAAGGCTTCTTTCTACAAATGCCGCCAGAAGGATTAATCAATCCAAATGCTGCGGCACCAGAAGGCCTTCGTGGCGCATAA
- a CDS encoding AAA family ATPase, which produces MSVETQQFTGTDQYIATDGLKLAVKAARSLQKPLLVKGEPGTGKTLLAEQVAESLGLKLLTWHIKSTTKAQQGLYEYDAVSRLRDSQLGDDRVYDIKNYIKPGKLWEAFTSEERCVLLIDEIDKADIEFPNDLLHELDKMSFYVYETGETITASQRPIVIITSNNEKELPDAFLRRCFFHYIEFPDEATMREIIDVHFPQISTALVNEALQVFFKLRQVPGLKKPPSTSELIDWLSLLMADDMPEDVLRNQDKSKAIPPLYGALIKNEQDVQLLERLAFMSRR; this is translated from the coding sequence ATGTCTGTTGAAACACAACAATTTACGGGTACAGATCAGTACATCGCTACCGATGGTTTGAAACTTGCTGTAAAAGCTGCACGTAGTTTGCAAAAGCCTTTATTGGTTAAAGGTGAGCCAGGTACGGGCAAAACTTTACTGGCGGAGCAAGTGGCTGAGAGCTTAGGCTTAAAATTGTTGACTTGGCATATCAAGTCAACCACAAAAGCCCAGCAAGGTTTATATGAGTATGATGCGGTTTCGCGTTTGCGTGATAGCCAATTGGGTGACGACCGTGTTTATGACATTAAAAACTATATTAAACCGGGTAAATTGTGGGAAGCGTTCACCAGTGAAGAACGCTGTGTTTTATTGATTGATGAAATTGATAAGGCGGACATTGAGTTTCCAAACGACCTTTTACATGAATTGGACAAGATGTCTTTTTATGTATATGAGACGGGCGAAACTATTACTGCATCACAACGTCCTATTGTGATTATTACTTCAAATAATGAAAAAGAACTTCCAGATGCATTCTTGCGTCGTTGTTTTTTCCATTATATTGAATTTCCAGACGAAGCGACCATGCGTGAAATTATTGATGTTCATTTTCCGCAAATTTCAACAGCATTGGTCAATGAAGCACTACAAGTTTTCTTCAAATTACGTCAAGTGCCAGGTCTAAAAAAACCGCCATCAACCTCTGAATTGATTGATTGGTTAAGCTTACTGATGGCTGATGATATGCCAGAAGATGTACTGCGTAATCAGGATAAGTCTAAAGCCATTCCACCTTTATATGGTGCGCTCATTAAAAACGAACAAGATGTACAGTTGCTTGAACGTTTAGCCTTTATGTCACGTCGCTAA
- a CDS encoding vWA domain-containing protein produces the protein MFVRLFYTLRKYGVPVSTRELIDLNEAVASGLVFADQEEFYQLAKTIMVKDERFFDKFDRGMKDYFDGISTFDLDDLLNKVQKLPKDWFDLELLEKHLSPEQREELKKAGSLEELMKMLEERLREQHKKHQGGNKMIGTGGTSPFGAYGDHPEGVRIGGPGRKRSAVKVWEQRKYQNLDDDQILGTRQMQMALRRLRKFARQGAAEELDIDGTIRETAKQGILDVQLVPERRNRIKVLMLFDVGGSMDSHIAQCEKLFSAAKTEFKTLEYFYFHNCLYDYVWKDNVRRSSTRMNTWDLFNTYGRDYRVIVVGDASMAPYELNSVGGSVEYMNDEAGSVWLQRLRNHFEKTAWLNPEEDRYWHYTHTIGLIKQIFEDHMYPMTLKGVEDMTKYLAR, from the coding sequence ATGTTTGTGCGCTTGTTTTATACCTTACGTAAATACGGTGTTCCTGTTTCGACGCGTGAACTGATCGATCTGAATGAAGCTGTTGCTTCAGGTTTAGTCTTTGCCGATCAAGAAGAGTTTTATCAACTCGCCAAAACCATTATGGTGAAAGATGAACGCTTCTTTGACAAATTTGACCGAGGCATGAAGGACTATTTTGATGGGATTTCAACTTTTGATTTAGATGATTTACTGAATAAAGTTCAAAAGTTACCGAAAGACTGGTTCGATTTAGAACTCTTAGAAAAGCATCTAAGCCCAGAGCAGCGTGAAGAGTTAAAAAAAGCTGGCTCATTAGAAGAACTCATGAAAATGCTGGAAGAGCGCTTACGCGAACAGCATAAGAAACACCAGGGTGGAAACAAAATGATCGGCACTGGAGGAACGTCTCCATTTGGTGCTTATGGTGATCATCCTGAAGGGGTGCGTATTGGTGGGCCGGGACGTAAACGTTCTGCTGTAAAAGTTTGGGAACAACGTAAATATCAGAATTTGGATGATGATCAAATTCTAGGAACGCGTCAGATGCAAATGGCATTGCGTCGTTTGCGTAAGTTTGCGAGACAAGGTGCAGCTGAAGAGTTAGATATTGACGGTACAATTCGTGAAACTGCGAAACAAGGCATACTTGATGTGCAGCTCGTGCCTGAACGTCGTAATCGTATTAAAGTTTTGATGTTGTTTGATGTGGGGGGATCGATGGATTCACACATTGCGCAATGCGAAAAACTTTTTAGTGCGGCGAAAACTGAGTTTAAAACCTTAGAGTATTTTTATTTCCATAACTGTTTATATGACTATGTATGGAAAGACAATGTGCGTCGCTCAAGCACCCGTATGAATACATGGGATTTATTCAATACTTATGGACGCGACTATCGTGTAATTGTGGTCGGGGATGCGTCTATGGCACCTTATGAACTCAATTCTGTGGGTGGTTCGGTTGAATATATGAATGATGAAGCAGGCAGTGTCTGGCTACAGCGTTTACGCAACCATTTTGAAAAAACAGCATGGTTGAACCCAGAAGAAGATCGTTATTGGCATTACACCCATACGATTGGTTTAATTAAGCAAATTTTTGAAGACCATATGTATCCAATGACCCTTAAAGGCGTTGAAGATATGACTAAGTATTTAGCACGATAA
- the trpB gene encoding tryptophan synthase subunit beta, with protein MDHQINGIALPNDAGFFGNYGGQFIPPHLKAAMDDIKVAYEQIRATEEFQTELAELFAHYVGRPSPLFYAKRLSEQLGGAQIYLKREDLNHTGAHKINHCLGEALLAKYMGKTKVIAETGAGQHGVALATACALVGIPCEIHMGQVDIEKEHPNVVKMKILGATLISVTRGTATLKDAVDSAFEEYLKDPTNYIYAIGSVVGPHPFPMMVRDFQSIIGKEIKEQTHERFGANPDYVVACVGGGSNAMGAFTAFLNDADVKLIGVEPAGHGLDTDMHSATLTLGKPSQIHGMACYVLENDQGEPLPVHSIASGLDYPGVGPQHSLLKDLGRVEYTTATDQECLDAFMRLSRVEGIVPALESSHAVAWALREAPKLDKDIKIVVNVSGRGDKDADYVAAKLGLN; from the coding sequence ATGGATCATCAAATTAATGGTATTGCTTTGCCGAATGATGCGGGCTTTTTTGGCAACTATGGTGGTCAGTTTATCCCACCTCACTTAAAAGCGGCAATGGATGACATTAAAGTCGCTTACGAGCAAATTCGTGCAACAGAAGAATTTCAAACTGAACTTGCTGAACTGTTTGCGCACTATGTTGGTCGTCCAAGTCCGTTGTTTTATGCAAAACGCTTATCTGAACAGTTGGGCGGGGCGCAGATCTATTTAAAGCGTGAAGACTTAAATCACACAGGCGCACATAAAATTAATCACTGTTTGGGTGAGGCGCTGCTTGCAAAATATATGGGTAAAACCAAAGTTATTGCAGAAACGGGTGCAGGCCAACACGGCGTTGCATTAGCAACAGCCTGTGCTTTGGTGGGGATTCCATGTGAAATTCATATGGGGCAGGTCGATATTGAAAAAGAACATCCCAATGTTGTCAAAATGAAAATACTTGGAGCAACACTTATTTCAGTGACACGTGGTACTGCAACGCTGAAAGATGCTGTGGACAGCGCTTTTGAAGAGTATTTAAAAGATCCAACTAATTATATCTATGCTATTGGGTCGGTTGTTGGGCCACATCCATTTCCAATGATGGTACGAGACTTCCAGTCGATTATTGGTAAAGAAATTAAAGAACAAACTCATGAGCGCTTTGGTGCGAATCCTGATTATGTGGTTGCATGTGTCGGTGGGGGGTCAAATGCTATGGGAGCTTTCACCGCATTTTTAAACGATGCAGATGTGAAACTGATTGGTGTCGAACCAGCAGGTCATGGTTTAGATACTGACATGCACTCGGCAACCTTAACTTTAGGTAAACCAAGTCAAATTCATGGTATGGCGTGTTATGTACTTGAAAATGATCAAGGTGAGCCGTTACCAGTACACTCGATTGCTTCAGGTCTAGACTATCCTGGCGTAGGGCCGCAGCATAGTCTGTTGAAAGACTTGGGTCGTGTAGAATACACCACTGCGACTGATCAAGAGTGCTTGGATGCGTTCATGCGATTGTCACGAGTTGAAGGGATTGTCCCTGCACTTGAAAGCTCACATGCTGTGGCATGGGCGCTTCGTGAAGCCCCAAAGTTGGACAAGGATATTAAAATTGTGGTGAATGTATCTGGCCGTGGCGACAAAGATGCAGACTATGTCGCTGCAAAATTAGGTCTGAATTAA
- a CDS encoding CBS domain-containing protein: protein MTNVAQVLNDKVHQAIYTISPEATVLEAISLMADKGIGALVVTHEERVVGILSERDYMRKVMLMERSSKQTTVNEIMTAKVLTVTTAVTVEECLDLMTDRHLRHLPVVEHDNLLGLISIGDLVKAAMDDQKKLIEQLQQYISG from the coding sequence ATGACCAATGTTGCTCAAGTCTTAAACGATAAAGTACATCAAGCAATCTACACCATCAGCCCTGAAGCCACGGTGCTTGAAGCAATTTCACTTATGGCAGATAAAGGCATCGGTGCTCTTGTGGTGACACACGAAGAACGCGTTGTAGGCATATTGTCCGAACGTGACTACATGCGCAAAGTCATGTTGATGGAACGTAGTTCGAAGCAAACCACAGTCAATGAAATTATGACAGCCAAAGTACTGACAGTCACAACAGCAGTTACGGTTGAAGAATGTTTAGACCTTATGACAGATCGCCACCTACGTCATTTACCTGTAGTTGAACATGATAACTTATTGGGACTTATTTCTATTGGGGACTTGGTGAAAGCGGCAATGGATGATCAAAAGAAACTGATTGAGCAACTACAACAGTACATTTCAGGTTAA
- a CDS encoding DUF2750 domain-containing protein, producing MYKILKLQPISNHLYLKINILRGMMYCGILWGLYNAEQQGWAMTSDHDDYVFPFWLNGLHAHQYAQLHWPNYIPKKITPQDFQSALLPTLSRLKVTPALCNGTKRMKLSTSQMRHFFFNDRILSPA from the coding sequence ATGTACAAAATTTTGAAACTACAACCGATTTCAAATCATTTATATTTAAAAATCAATATTCTAAGAGGCATGATGTACTGCGGTATTCTTTGGGGGCTTTACAACGCTGAACAGCAAGGCTGGGCGATGACCTCAGATCACGATGACTATGTTTTCCCTTTTTGGCTCAATGGTTTACACGCACACCAATACGCTCAATTGCACTGGCCAAACTACATTCCTAAAAAAATCACGCCACAGGATTTCCAAAGCGCATTACTACCTACTCTGTCACGCTTAAAAGTCACCCCTGCGCTATGTAATGGAACAAAACGTATGAAGCTCAGTACGTCTCAAATGCGTCACTTTTTCTTCAATGACCGTATTCTGTCGCCAGCTTAA
- a CDS encoding M16 family metallopeptidase: MKNQKPAFRLLLITMSAFCTTNVIADVSTSSISNDDPRTLQSLTSLQSLKQVQTSDLYTAPHVHELKNRYKVRSLFVESPALPMVDIQLTFNAGSARDVEVEKGLYGVANMAAQLIDEGTTQHDAVEIANAFEQVGARFSVAAHRDMFVVRLRSLSDPKKLDAAVSTMLEVLKDSTFKNNSISLMVSNTQVGQKQLKESPSRLMSIRFYRALYGSHPYAEPITGTNGSIKKITTQHLKKFRDDFLVSQNMNIALTGQLSVKQAQKLAERISAALPQGEAAKPLAVPQDRSNFDIQHIVFNSTQAHVTMGHLSTTRDDPDRLALELANRMLGGGGFSSILMKELRVKRGYTYGANSAFTFSQAAGNFSLSYSTQQNQLMDSIQVAHKALVDFVHQPIDAQQLEETKAGMLRSLPNSYSSNANINAQLGSIGFYQQDANYLADYPKRLAAITPLDVQNAIRKHIHPESLTLVIVSNALDKEQLRHILELNLDPNIKQSIPHPDQIPAIIEPLEPMPEAASPDSAQTDEPALI, encoded by the coding sequence ATGAAAAATCAAAAGCCCGCCTTTCGGCTGTTACTTATCACCATGTCTGCCTTTTGCACTACCAATGTAATTGCAGATGTAAGTACAAGCAGTATTAGCAATGATGACCCACGTACATTACAGTCTCTTACTTCTCTACAAAGCTTAAAACAAGTTCAAACTAGCGACCTTTATACAGCACCACATGTACACGAACTTAAAAACAGATACAAAGTTCGAAGTCTATTTGTTGAGTCACCCGCCTTACCTATGGTCGATATTCAACTTACCTTTAATGCAGGTTCTGCACGAGATGTAGAAGTAGAAAAAGGACTATATGGTGTTGCCAATATGGCGGCACAACTCATCGACGAAGGCACCACGCAACATGATGCAGTTGAAATCGCGAATGCCTTTGAACAAGTTGGGGCTCGTTTTAGCGTAGCAGCACACCGTGACATGTTTGTGGTTCGACTGCGTTCGCTGTCCGACCCTAAAAAACTAGATGCTGCAGTGAGTACGATGCTTGAAGTATTAAAAGACTCTACTTTTAAAAATAACAGTATTAGTTTGATGGTAAGCAATACCCAAGTAGGTCAGAAACAGTTAAAAGAAAGTCCGAGTCGATTGATGAGTATTCGCTTTTATCGCGCGCTCTACGGTTCACACCCTTACGCTGAACCCATTACAGGAACCAATGGTAGTATTAAAAAAATTACGACTCAGCACTTAAAAAAATTCAGAGATGATTTTTTGGTTAGTCAGAACATGAATATTGCACTGACAGGCCAACTCAGTGTGAAACAAGCTCAGAAACTGGCTGAACGAATAAGTGCAGCCCTTCCACAAGGTGAAGCAGCAAAGCCACTTGCTGTACCACAAGATAGATCCAACTTTGATATTCAGCATATTGTTTTTAATTCAACTCAAGCTCATGTCACCATGGGACACCTATCAACCACGCGGGATGATCCGGATCGTTTAGCGCTCGAACTAGCTAACCGTATGTTGGGTGGGGGTGGATTTAGCTCCATTTTAATGAAAGAACTACGCGTTAAACGTGGATACACCTATGGAGCAAACAGTGCTTTTACATTTAGCCAAGCGGCAGGAAATTTTAGTCTGAGTTATTCAACCCAGCAAAATCAGCTCATGGACAGCATACAAGTGGCACATAAAGCCCTAGTTGACTTTGTCCATCAACCAATTGATGCGCAGCAGTTAGAAGAAACTAAAGCCGGTATGTTACGCAGCCTACCTAACAGCTATAGCAGCAATGCAAACATCAACGCACAACTTGGCTCTATAGGGTTTTATCAGCAAGATGCGAATTATTTAGCAGACTACCCAAAACGTTTAGCAGCAATCACGCCTTTAGATGTCCAAAATGCGATACGTAAACACATTCACCCTGAAAGTCTGACCCTTGTGATTGTCAGCAACGCTTTAGATAAAGAGCAACTTCGTCATATTTTAGAATTGAATCTTGACCCGAATATTAAGCAAAGCATACCGCATCCTGATCAAATTCCTGCGATTATTGAACCTCTGGAGCCAATGCCGGAAGCTGCTTCGCCCGATTCTGCTCAAACTGATGAGCCTGCATTAATCTAA
- a CDS encoding M16 family metallopeptidase, whose amino-acid sequence MHHLLVAHSYKKNLVALGLTLLCLPITSYAQIRSELTRSSFETTLSNGLQVIIREDHRSPMVMTQIWYKVGSTDESGNITGISHVLEHMMFKGTSKVPNDEFSRLSRIYGGTVNAATFTNYTNYYQLYPKTYFPMALELEADRMRNLLLRKQDFDPEIKVVMEERRLRTDDNPRSLAFERFKWISYPTSYYRQPVIGHMKHLQNISLDDVKQWYQKWYSPNNAILVIVGDVNAESALRQVQKYFGDIKSHPTPVRNDVAEFEHIGYRHMEQNTNVEVPNLYMAWNVKSLATTTNPEDVYALTLIRSLLDSGISSRLQQRLVRDKKLATALSVSYDPYNRGDSLFSISALPVTGVELPELQKAIEHEVERLKTELVQPQELERISTRFVANLIYGQDDIVGQAKMIGNLAVNGLNYRLMDQLPQHFEAVTPEDIQHVAQTAFVRNNLSTLYLQPEKKAAK is encoded by the coding sequence ATGCATCACTTATTAGTCGCGCATTCTTATAAAAAAAATTTAGTTGCACTGGGTTTAACCCTACTTTGTTTACCTATAACAAGCTATGCACAAATACGTAGTGAGCTTACCCGCAGCAGTTTTGAAACCACTTTAAGCAATGGCTTACAGGTGATTATCCGTGAAGATCACCGCTCCCCAATGGTCATGACCCAAATTTGGTATAAAGTTGGTAGCACTGATGAGTCTGGAAATATAACGGGTATTTCGCATGTACTGGAACATATGATGTTTAAAGGAACATCTAAAGTGCCGAACGACGAATTCAGCCGCTTGAGTCGAATCTATGGTGGCACTGTAAATGCTGCAACATTCACAAACTACACCAATTACTATCAGCTTTATCCTAAAACTTACTTCCCGATGGCTCTAGAGCTTGAAGCTGATCGTATGCGCAATCTCTTACTACGGAAACAGGACTTTGACCCTGAAATTAAAGTGGTAATGGAGGAGCGACGCTTGCGTACCGATGACAACCCCCGCTCACTCGCTTTCGAACGTTTCAAATGGATTTCGTACCCCACGAGTTACTATCGTCAACCCGTCATTGGGCACATGAAACACTTGCAAAATATCAGTCTAGATGATGTGAAACAGTGGTATCAAAAATGGTATAGCCCAAACAATGCAATCTTAGTGATTGTGGGGGATGTCAATGCAGAATCCGCCCTCAGACAAGTTCAAAAATACTTTGGTGACATCAAAAGTCATCCAACACCTGTGCGCAATGATGTGGCTGAATTTGAGCACATTGGCTACCGTCACATGGAACAGAATACCAATGTTGAGGTGCCAAATTTATATATGGCTTGGAATGTCAAATCACTTGCAACAACAACCAACCCAGAAGATGTTTACGCACTCACACTTATTCGAAGCTTATTAGATAGCGGGATCAGCTCTCGATTACAACAACGCCTTGTACGCGACAAAAAATTAGCGACCGCACTGAGTGTGAGTTATGACCCTTATAACCGTGGAGACAGTTTATTTAGTATCTCCGCACTTCCAGTCACTGGCGTGGAACTTCCTGAACTACAAAAAGCCATTGAACATGAAGTTGAGCGCCTCAAAACAGAACTTGTTCAACCACAAGAGCTTGAACGGATTAGCACACGCTTTGTTGCAAACTTAATTTATGGTCAAGATGACATTGTCGGGCAAGCAAAGATGATTGGAAACTTAGCCGTGAATGGCTTGAATTATCGACTGATGGATCAGCTTCCACAGCATTTTGAAGCGGTTACACCTGAAGATATTCAGCACGTTGCTCAAACCGCTTTTGTTCGTAATAACTTAAGTACGTTGTACCTTCAACCAGAAAAAAAGGCCGCAAAATAA
- the ftsY gene encoding signal recognition particle-docking protein FtsY, which yields MQQQSNEQNKFLIDADIGDDDVTLPSLPVVNVPIVETKEQTVVSPVVVAETNVEEANTSAKGGFFSRMKEGLTKTRKNLADGMVNILIGGKEIDDELLEEVEEQLLVADIGVDATKTIITNLTERTARGDLIYSHSLYKALQEELVALLAPRVKPLHIDPNKTPYVILVVGVNGVGKTTTIGKLAKRLQGEGKKVMLAAGDTFRAAATEQLQIWGERNNIAVVAQGHGADSASVIFDAFESARAKGVDVLIADTAGRLHNKGHLMQELTKVKRVMQKIDATAPHEVMLVVDAGTGQNAINQVEMFDEAVGLTGLTITKLDGTAKGGVLFNIASRTHVPIRFIGVGEKIDDLRPFSAKSFVAALFETEK from the coding sequence ATGCAACAGCAATCTAATGAGCAGAACAAATTTTTGATTGATGCTGATATCGGGGATGACGATGTCACACTACCAAGTTTACCTGTGGTCAATGTGCCAATCGTTGAAACAAAAGAGCAAACAGTTGTTAGTCCAGTTGTGGTTGCTGAAACAAATGTAGAAGAAGCAAATACATCTGCAAAAGGCGGTTTTTTTAGCCGCATGAAAGAAGGGTTAACCAAAACCCGTAAAAACCTTGCTGATGGTATGGTCAATATTTTGATCGGCGGTAAGGAAATCGATGACGAACTGCTTGAAGAGGTTGAAGAACAGCTTCTCGTGGCTGACATTGGTGTTGATGCAACGAAAACCATTATTACCAACTTAACTGAACGTACTGCACGTGGCGATTTAATTTACTCGCACTCGCTGTATAAAGCACTTCAAGAAGAGTTAGTGGCTTTACTTGCGCCTCGTGTGAAACCTTTACATATTGATCCGAACAAAACGCCTTATGTGATTTTGGTGGTGGGTGTAAACGGTGTGGGTAAAACCACAACCATTGGTAAATTGGCAAAACGTTTACAAGGTGAAGGCAAGAAAGTGATGCTTGCTGCGGGAGATACTTTCCGTGCAGCAGCGACTGAGCAACTTCAAATTTGGGGCGAGCGCAATAATATTGCCGTAGTTGCACAAGGCCATGGTGCTGACAGTGCTTCTGTCATTTTCGATGCGTTTGAAAGTGCACGTGCCAAAGGTGTTGATGTCTTGATTGCAGATACAGCAGGTCGTTTACATAATAAAGGCCATCTCATGCAAGAGTTGACCAAAGTAAAACGTGTCATGCAAAAAATTGATGCGACTGCACCGCACGAAGTTATGTTAGTGGTCGATGCAGGGACAGGTCAAAATGCGATTAATCAAGTAGAAATGTTTGATGAGGCGGTTGGCTTAACAGGTCTAACGATTACCAAGCTCGATGGTACTGCGAAAGGCGGCGTACTGTTTAATATTGCCAGTCGTACGCATGTTCCGATTCGCTTCATTGGTGTGGGTGAGAAAATTGATGATTTACGTCCTTTCTCTGCAAAATCCTTTGTCGCTGCTTTGTTTGAAACCGAAAAATAA